A section of the Candidatus Zixiibacteriota bacterium genome encodes:
- the sppA gene encoding signal peptide peptidase SppA, which translates to MAKGNNIVLGLVVGSFVILFLVFFAIGIIRMSSDRTGWSGFGDKVAIVEIQGTIDRSEQIVDDLRRYADDNSVKGIVVRINSPGGVVGAAQEIYAEVLRISSEERKPIVASMGSVAASGGYYIACGADCIYANPGTLTGSIGVIMQYPVMKDMLDKIGIQFETVTAGEVKDVGSPYQYPDDRDSVVLKRVIEDTHQQFVNVVSERRRMDPDEVVEVADGSLFTGLQAQRRGLVDSLGGLESAIAYLEELNDYGSGLKRIRPEAEEGFTIFDLFGKSATKIINFSDVGSPKLMYLYR; encoded by the coding sequence TTGGCTAAAGGGAATAATATAGTTCTTGGACTGGTGGTCGGCTCGTTTGTGATCCTGTTTTTAGTTTTTTTTGCGATCGGTATCATCAGGATGTCATCCGACCGGACCGGCTGGTCCGGCTTTGGCGATAAAGTCGCGATAGTCGAGATCCAGGGAACTATCGATCGCTCCGAGCAGATCGTCGACGATCTGCGGAGATACGCCGACGACAACTCGGTCAAAGGTATCGTAGTCAGGATCAACTCGCCCGGCGGAGTTGTCGGGGCGGCCCAGGAGATCTACGCCGAGGTGCTGAGGATCAGTTCAGAGGAGCGTAAGCCGATAGTGGCCTCGATGGGGTCGGTGGCGGCCTCCGGGGGGTACTACATAGCCTGTGGAGCGGATTGTATCTATGCCAACCCGGGTACACTTACCGGGTCGATCGGAGTGATTATGCAGTACCCTGTGATGAAGGATATGCTCGACAAGATCGGGATACAGTTCGAGACTGTCACAGCAGGTGAAGTCAAGGATGTCGGCTCACCTTACCAGTATCCGGATGACAGGGATAGTGTGGTGCTCAAGCGAGTGATCGAGGACACTCATCAGCAGTTCGTCAATGTGGTCTCGGAAAGGCGTCGCATGGATCCCGATGAGGTCGTCGAAGTTGCTGACGGTTCGCTGTTTACCGGTCTTCAGGCGCAAAGGCGGGGTCTGGTTGACTCGCTCGGAGGACTGGAGAGCGCGATCGCCTACCTGGAAGAATTGAACGATTATGGTTCCGGATTGAAACGAATTCGACCTGAAGCTGAAGAAGGGTTTACGATTTTTGATCTTTTTGGCAAATCTGCCACAAAAATCATTAATTTTTCTGATGTGGGAAGTCCAAAATTAATGTATCTTTACAGATGA
- a CDS encoding zinc ribbon domain-containing protein codes for MPIYEYTCRNCEHHFEELVRGDEGTLFCPVCQSMECKREFSVFGFSSGSGFVSSTGAGCTGCSSHNCKGCK; via the coding sequence ATGCCGATATACGAATATACATGCAGGAACTGCGAGCACCATTTTGAAGAGCTGGTGCGGGGCGATGAAGGTACTCTCTTCTGCCCGGTTTGCCAGTCGATGGAGTGCAAGCGAGAGTTTTCGGTATTCGGTTTTTCCTCAGGTTCAGGTTTTGTATCCTCCACGGGGGCCGGATGTACCGGATGCAGTTCACACAACTGCAAGGGATGTAAATAA